One window from the genome of Paraneptunicella aestuarii encodes:
- the neuB gene encoding N-acetylneuraminate synthase yields MSTFIIAEAGVNHNGELDKALRLVDVAVEAGADAVKFQTFKAESLATDKAGKAEYQKKLTDSEESQVAMLKKLELPHEYHFKLKAYCEEKNIEFMSTAFDFGSLQFLLAEMDLKRLKIPSGEITNLPLIYEHAKSGLDIILSTGMATVGEIEQALMVIAGGYLDNLGRNIQQNWKTAYFDEGARTLLKSKVSLLHCVSQYPAPAESLNLTAIKRLRKTFGLNAGYSDHSLGIWAPISAVTMDATIIEKHFTLDRNLPGPDHQASLEPHELKQMVEAIRNVEAAIGDGVKRPVASELVNLEPVRKSLVLAKPIRRGEVITEQHLAIMRPGTGMPPSKYWDMIGATVSQDYEAGDFLCE; encoded by the coding sequence ATGAGTACATTTATCATTGCAGAGGCGGGAGTTAATCACAATGGAGAGCTCGATAAAGCTTTGCGGTTGGTTGATGTGGCTGTTGAGGCTGGCGCTGATGCTGTGAAGTTTCAAACCTTTAAAGCGGAAAGCCTGGCAACGGATAAAGCAGGTAAAGCTGAATATCAGAAAAAGCTGACCGATAGTGAAGAAAGCCAGGTGGCGATGCTGAAAAAACTGGAATTGCCTCACGAATACCATTTCAAGTTAAAAGCATATTGTGAAGAGAAAAACATTGAGTTTATGTCGACGGCATTTGACTTCGGCAGCCTTCAATTCTTACTTGCTGAAATGGATTTGAAGCGTTTAAAAATTCCATCCGGTGAAATCACCAATCTGCCACTTATTTATGAACACGCGAAAAGCGGTTTGGATATCATCCTTTCAACAGGTATGGCGACAGTCGGTGAAATTGAGCAGGCATTGATGGTGATTGCAGGTGGGTATCTGGATAATCTGGGACGAAATATTCAGCAGAATTGGAAAACGGCTTATTTCGATGAAGGAGCCCGAACGTTATTAAAAAGTAAAGTGAGTTTGCTTCATTGCGTTTCCCAATATCCTGCTCCAGCAGAGTCGTTGAATTTAACCGCAATAAAGCGCTTACGTAAAACTTTTGGCTTGAATGCTGGGTATTCTGATCATTCTCTTGGTATTTGGGCACCGATTAGCGCAGTGACCATGGACGCGACCATTATTGAAAAACACTTTACGCTGGATAGGAATTTGCCAGGGCCTGATCATCAAGCGTCTCTTGAACCTCATGAACTAAAGCAAATGGTTGAGGCTATTCGTAATGTTGAAGCGGCTATTGGTGATGGCGTTAAGCGACCTGTTGCATCTGAGTTGGTGAATTTAGAACCTGTTCGAAAAAGCCTGGTGCTTGCAAAGCCGATTCGAAGAGGCGAGGTGATCACAGAACAGCACTTGGCGATTATGCGCCCAGGAACCGGAATGCCGCCTTCAAAGTATTGGGACATGATTGGAGCTACGGTCTCTCAAGATTATGAAGCTGGCGATTTTTTGTGTGAGTAA